From Lasioglossum baleicum chromosome 2, iyLasBale1, whole genome shotgun sequence, a single genomic window includes:
- the LOC143219863 gene encoding uncharacterized protein LOC143219863, protein MYEPIAQNSIFGWFLSGPAGSTKSTSYPVVPIYHCSPSDPLDLDLRRFWEIEEIPTTSHFTDEEQECEHHFRTTHKRDSSGRYVVRLPFKRNPPSDLGHSYRIAERMLSKQELRLQPKPKLYAEYDDFLREYLQLGHMRKLPPSSIDAPHAVYIPHHAVIRDSSATTHLRVVFNESSLTSNGTSLNDHLLIGPKLQTDLPTIILRCRQYRYVLTSDITKMYRQILVDPQDVDYQRILWRSSPSEPIGHYQLLTVTYGTAPAPFLALRVLQQLIEDEGSQFPLATRVLQHHLYVDDCVFGAFEESTLIETRNQLIALLSKAHFRLHKWTSNASHLLADISPHDHGIVQEKILQSDDTVKVLGVAWSPEVDAFRFKVTLPSDAVCTKRAVLSNIARLFDPLGWVTPTTVYAKILMQQLWVQKCSWDSPLPPVLLERWERYRLELPVLNSLSISRWTHQDVNISSCQLHGFADASTLAYAAAVYLRLVTSSGQIVISLLAAKSKVAPVKPLTVPRLELSAALLLTHLVVFIRQSLHELPENVPFYCWTDSTITLCWLRQPASKWKTFVANRVVQINSTLPDAIWRHVPSEENPADCASRGLLPSQLLAHDLWWTGPSWLKLSTEHWPCNIPEAPSGTITEERPTIPVNLCPARTPWELRDRFSSWPKLLKVTAYIFRFVARIRKQPGVNFVSPALNASEVQLAKTFWLRQMQQELFPEELQALHHHRPLNKRSSILSLNPYVDEDNLI, encoded by the coding sequence ATGTACGAGCCAATCGCGCAAAATTCGATATTCGGATGGTTTTTGTCCGGACCCGCCGGCTCGACCAAGTCCACGTCCTATCCAGTCGTCCCGATCTATCATTGCTCCCCGTCCGATCCGCTTGATCTCGACCTTCGTCGTTTCTGGGAGATTGAGGAGATACCGACTACTTCACATTTCACAGACGAAGAGCAAGAATGCGAACATCACTTTCGCACCACACATAAACGTGATTCGTCCGGTCGTTATGTGGTCCGTTTACCCTTCAAACGGAACCCTCCAAGCGACCTCGGGCACTCTTATCGAATTGCAGAACGAATGCTCTCCAAACAGGAACTTCGACTGCAACCCAAACCGAAACTCTATGCCGAGTACGATGACTTCTTACGCGAGTACCTACAACTTGGGCATATGCGTAAGCTCCCTCCGTCGAGTATCGACGCCCCCCACGCCGTATATATTCCGCATCACGCGGTGATACGCGATAGCAGCGCAACAACACACCTTCGTGTTGTATTTAATGAGTCCAGCCTCACTAGCAACGGAACTTCGTTGAATGACCATTTGTTGATCGGACCCAAACTCCAAACCGATCTTCCGACCATAATTCTTCGGTGCCGACAATATCGGTACGTATTAACGTCCGATATCACAAAAATGTACCGCCAAATACTGGTGGATCCACAAGACGTTGACTATCAGCGTATCTTGTGGCGGTCGTCTCCGTCGGAGCCCATTGGTCACTATCAGCTGCTGACCGTGACATACGGTACCGCTCCGGCCCCCTTTCTCGCTCTTCGAGTCCTACAACAACTTATAGAGGACGAAGGGTCCCAATTCCCCTTAGCCACGCGCGTTCTTCAACACCACCTCTACGTTGATGATTGTGTCTTTGGAGCGTTCGAGGAATCGACATTAATCGAGACTCGTAATCAATTGATTGCACTGCTCAGCAAGGCACATTTCCGTCTGCATAAGTGGACAAGCAATGCTTCGCATTTGCTTGCTGATATTAGTCCTCATGATCATGGAATAGTCCAGGAGAAAATCTTGCAGTCCGATGACACTGTCAAGGTCCTTGGTGTCGCGTGGAGTCCCGAAGTCGACGCATTCCGCTTCAAAGTCACGCTTCCGTCTGATGCCGTGTGCACCAAACGAGCGGTCCTGTCAAACATTGCTCGCCTTTTCGACCCATTAGGATGGGTCACTCCCACTACAGTGTATGCAAAAATACTCATGCAACAGCTGTGGGTGCAGAAATGCAGTTGGGACTCCCCACTTCCTCCGGTTCTTCTCGAACGCTGGGAGAGATACCGTTTAGAATTGCCAGTGCTGAATTCTCTCTCAATTTCTCGCTGGACGCACCAGGATGTAAACATCAGCTCCTGTCAATTGCATGGCTTCGCTGATGCGTCCACATTAGCGTATGCTGCTGCAGTGTATCTGCGCCTCGTGACTTCTTCCGGTCAAATCGTCATCTCGCTACTCGCCGCCAAATCGAAAGTAGCTCCAGTCAAACCATTGACTGTTCCACGGCTCGAACTTTCGGCCGCCCTTCTCCTTACTCATCTCGTCGTCTTCATTCGACAATCACTGCACGAGCTGCCGGAGAACGTCCCGTTTTATTGCTGGACGGACTCGACTATCACGCTTTGTTGGCTTCGACAACCCGCGTCAAAATGGAAAACGTTTGTCGCAAATCGAGTGGTCCAAATCAATTCCACCCTACCCGATGCCATTTGGCGCCACGTACCGTCTGAGGAAAATCCCGCAGACTGCGCATCTCGCGGCCTGCTTCCGTCCCAACTACTGGCTCATGACCTTTGGTGGACAGGCCCTTCGTGGCTGAAACTCTCAACCGAACATTGGCCTTGCAATATTCCCGAGGCTCCGTCTGGCACAATCACCGAGGAACGTCCGACCATTCCGGTCAATCTTTGTCCAGCTCGTACGCCATGGGAGCTCCGTGATCGCTTCTCGTCTTggccaaaattgttgaaagtcaCTGCGTACATTTTTCGATTCGTAGCCCGAATTCGAAAACAGCCCGGAGTGAACTTCGTAAGTCCAGCCCTCAATGCGTCGGAAGTCCAACTCGCAAAAACCTTCTGGCTCCGACAAATGCAGCAAGAGCTCTTTCCTGAAGAGCTGCAAGCGCTTCATCACCATCGCCCTCTCAATAAAAGGAGCAGTATCCTCTCCCTTAATCCATATGTAGACGAGGACAACCTAATTTGA